In Gemmatimonas sp. UBA7669, the sequence GGGGAGTCTGATGTTGGGCACCTCAGTACCCATCTTCGCGCGCCAGCGCCAGCTCCCAATGCGCGCCGAGGCGGATGCAATGCGAGAGATGGCCGCCGCCGACCTGCGTGCGATGCGCGCCGAGACCCGCGCCCTGCTTGGGGCGGCATACGCCGAATGGCAGCGCGCGCGCAACCTCCAACGGCTGTACCGCAGCACCGTGCTCCCCCAAGCCCGCGCGTCGGTAGAGGCCGCGCTGGCGTCGTATCGAGTCGGTGGCGTGAACCTGATGACGCTGCTCGACAACCAAGCGACTGTGAATCGCTACGAGCAGGAACTGGCGGCCCTAGAAGCGATGGAAGGAATGGCACTTGCGGAGCTTGAGATGCTGATGGGGCGTGAACTCTTCGACGCAAATCGTCGTGCCGACTCACCGAGGGAGCAAGAATGACGGAGTCAACCACAGGTATGTCGTGGCGGGGCTTCATTGCGGCCGCCGCCGTGCTCGCTGCCACCGCCGGAGTGGCGTGGTTTGCCACGCGCGGTTCAACGGACACGGCGGAGTCCGGCGGTCACGCGCACGGCGCAGGCGCACCAGTCGGGGTGGGCGGCCCGGTGATGCTCGACTCCGCGCAGGCCGCGCGGATAGGCGTGACGTTCGCGGTCGCGCAGCGCAGTCCGATCGTGCGGGAGTTGCGGAGTGTAGGGCAGGTGACGTTCGACGAGACGCGCGTCCGAACCGTGAGTCTCAAATTCGATGGCTGGGTGGAGCGGCTCTATGTGGACTTCACCGGCCGCGCGGTGCGTGCCGGCGAACCGCTGCTCGTCACCTACGCGCCGATGCTGGCCAGCGCGGAGGAGGAACTGGTGTTGGCGCACCAGTTGGTGCGCGATGTGCAGGGCGCCGACAGTGCCACGCGACGCGGCGCCGAGCGGATGCTGATCGGCGCGCGGGAAAGACTGCGCAATTGGGACGTACCCGCCGAGGAAATCGCACGCGCGGAGGAGTCGGGCGAGAGCCGCCGCACGTTGGAGATTCGGGCGCCCTACGACGGCGTGGTCATCGAGAACCTCGTGAACGAAGGCCAGCGCGTGATGGCGGGCGATCCACTGCTGCGCATTGCAGAGCTGCGTCGGGTGTGGGTGGAGGCAGAAGTGTTTGAGCAGGATGTCGCACTCGTACGCCTCGGGCAGCGCGTGACGGTGGAGCTCGACGCGTTCGCGGGCCGCCCGCGCTCCGGACCGATCGTCTTCCTGCAACCCACGGTGGATCCGGAGACGCGAACGCTGCGCGTGCGCGTGGAGCTCGATAACGCCGACGGCCAGCTACGCCCTGGGATGTACGCGACCATCCGCGTGCGGGCGACGGGTTCCGGGGCTGTGGTGCACGTGCCCCGTTCCGCCGTGCTTTCCACTGGACGCCGTGACATCGTATTCGTGCGGATGGACGACGGAATGCTCGAACCGCGGCAGGTGGTGCTCGGCATTGCATCCGACGATCGCGTGGAGATTCGGTCGGGCCTTGCAGTGGGCGAGACCGTCGTCGCGTCCGCGACGTTCCTTGTGGACGCGGAGTCGAATCTGGGCGCGGCGCTCGGCGCGATGGCGGGCATGCCGGGAATGGAAGCGCCGACACCGAGCAAGTCGGTGCCGCCGCCTCCGTCCGCTCACGATCACTGAGGCGCCGCGCGATGCTCAAACGAATCATCGAGTGGTCGGTCCGGAACATCTTCCTCGTGACGCTTGCGACGGTGGCTGCCATCGGGGGCGGTGTCATCGCGCTGCAGCGCACGCCGCTCGAGGCCCTGCCCGACTTGAGCGACGTACAGGTCATCATCCAGACCGAATACAGCGAGCAGGCGCCGCAGATTGTCGAGGACCAGATCACCTACCCGATTGCGGCCGAGATGCTGAAGGTGCCGGGGGCGGAGGTGGTGCGCGGGTACTCGTTCTTCGGCGTCTCGTTCGTGTACATCATCTTTGACGACGACACCGACCTCTACTGGGCCCGTAGTCGTGTGCTCGAGTACCTGAATGGTCTCAAGGGTCGTCTCCCGGCGTCCGTGTCGCCGACGCTAGGTCCAGACGCCACCGGACTCGGCTGGGTGTATCAGTACGCGCTCGAGGACACCACCGGCCGCCTCGACCTATCTGAGTTGCGAGCACTGCAGGATTGGTATCTCCGCTATGAGCTCACCGCCGTGCCCGGCGTCTCGGAGGTCGCTACCGTCGGGGGCTACGAAAAGCAGTACCAAGTGGATCTCGACCCCGCGAAGCTTCTCGCGTATGGCATTCCCGTCACTCGGGTGATGCAGGCCATCCAGACATCGAACGCCGACATCGGCGCGATGGTCGTCGAGCTATCCGAGCGCGAGTATATGGTGCGGGGCTTGGGGTACCTCAAGTCGCTGCGTGATATCGAGAACATCGTCGTCGGGGCGACGGATCGCGGGACGCCGATCCGCGTGGCCGAGGTGGGCCGCGTGTCGGTCGGGCCGGCCGTGCGTCGCGGCGTCGCCGAGCTCGACGGTCGTGGAGACGCGGTCGGCGCCATCGTCGTGATGCGCTTTGGCGAGAACGCACTCGCAACGATTGCACGCGTCAAGGAGCGCATTGCGCAGGTGGCGCCGGCGTTGCCGCCCGGCGTCGTCCTGCGGCCCGTGTATGACCGCAGCGACCTCATCGAGCGGGCAATCTCGAACCTGCGCGTCAAGTTGATTGAGGAGAGCCTCGTCGTCGCGCTGGTCTGCATTGTCTTCCTGCTGCACGCCCGCTCGGCTCTCGTGGCGATCATCACGCTGCCTGTCGGCATCCTGCTGGCGTTCATCGCGATGCGCTACGTCGGCGTTGGTGCCGACATTATGTCGCTCGGCGGCATCGCGATTGCCATTGGCGCGATGATTGACGCCGCGATCGTGATGATCGAGAATCTGCACAAGCATCTGGAGCGTGCCATCGTTGCGCGCGAGCAACCGGGCGCGGTGGAATCGCGCTGGCTCGACACGGGCACGCTCACGCGCGCCGAGCGTTGGCAGGCGGTGGTCGAGTCGGCGCAGGAAGTGGGGCCCGCGCTCTTCTTCTCGTTGCTCATCATTACCGTCTCGTTCCTGCCCGTCTTTGCGCTGGAGGGGCAAGAAGGCCGGCTGTTCTCGCCGCTCGCATACACTAAGACGTTCGCAATGGCGGCGTCCAGTTTACTGTCTGTGACGCTGGTACCCGTGGCGATGGGCCTGTTTGTACGTGGACGCATCTACCGGGAATCGGCCAATCCCGTCAATCGATGGCTGATGCGTGCGTATCACCCGCTCATCACGTTCGTGCTGCGGCATCGCTGGCCGGTGGTGATCGCTTCGGTAGCGGCAGTGATTCTGACGTGGATACCGTGGTCGCGGATTGGCAGTGAGTTCATGCCGAGATTGGAAGAGGGTACGGTGCTCTACATGCCGACGACCTTGCCCGGCGTGAGCGTGGCGCGTGCGCGTGAGCTGCTCGGCATGCAAGCCGATATCATTCGGACGTTTCCCGAAGTGGCACACGTGTGGGGGAAGGCGGGTCGGGCGAACACGGCCACTGATCCCGCCGGGCTCGATATGATCGAGACAACCATTACGCTGCGCCCTCAAGAGGAATGGCGCGCGGGGATGACCTACGACCGGCTCGTTGCTCAGATGGATTCTGCGCTGCGCGTCCCTGGCGTGACGAATGCGTGGACGATGCCGATCCAAGGCCGCAACGATATGCTCGCTACCGGCATCCGCACACCAGTGGGCATTAAGGTGTTTGGTCCTGATCTCGCGGAACTGGAGCGGCTCGGTCGCGAGATTGAGCAGGCGGTGCGAATGGTGCCCGGCACCCGCAGTGCGTTCGCTGAGCGCGCAGTGAGCGGCTATTACCTCGACATAGACATTGATCGGCAGGCGGCTGCGCGCCACGGACTCAACGTCGGCGACGTGCAAGCGGTCATCGCGACCGCGATTGGCGGCATGACAATCACGCAGACGGTCGAGGGAAGGCGCCGGTTTGGCGTGCGGGTGCGGTATCCGCAGGAACTGCGGGACTCGCCGGAGCGCTTGGCGTCGGTGCTCGTGCCCGTTGCGCACGGAGCTGGCGGATCCAGCGCCGCTGCGAGTGGAGGAATGGGCGGGATGGGAGCAGAGAACGGCGGAGGCGGCAAGAAGCCTGCGCAGGTGCCGCTGGGCCAGCTGGCGCGCATTACGCCCGTCGCGGGTCCAATGGTGGTCCGCACCGAAGGCGCGATGCCCACGGCGTGGGTGTACGTGGACGTCGTGGACCGCGACATCGGTAGCTATGTCGCGGAGGCGCAGCGTGCAGTGTCCGAACAGGTCACTCTCCCCACAGGCTACTCCGTCGTATGGAGCGGACAGTACGAGTATATGCAGCGCGCGAAGGAGCGGATGAAGCTCGTCATTCCGGCAACGCTCGCGCTGATCTTCCTGTTGCTGTACCTGAACTTCGGCAACGTCAGCGAGGCGCTCATCGTGATGCTCTCGCTGCCATTCGCGCTCGTGGGTGGGCTCTGGTTCCTCTGGGCACTGGGCTACAACTGGTCCGTGGCAGTGGCAATCGGGTTCATCGCCCTAGCTGGCGTGGCCGCAGAGACGGGCGTGGTGATGCTTATCTATCTCGATCACGCGTGGCAGGCACGCACCGCGGACGGGAGGCGCGCGACCCTCGAGGAGCTGTACAGCGCCGTCATCGAGGGAGCGGTGGAGCGCGTGCGTCCGAAGATGATGACTGTCACAGCCATTATGGGCGGCCTACTCCCACTCCTGTGGGGGACGGGCGCCGGCGGGACAGTCATGCGGCGCATCGCGGCGCCGATGATCGGCGGGATGGTGTCAAGCACGGTGCTGACATTGCTCGTCATCCCGGCGGTGTACTCGTTGTGGAAGGAGCGAGAGGTGCTCGCGGATCCCGGAGCGACCCGAGCAACGGAGGCGCGATGATGCCATCGGCGTCAACCTGAGAACGTCTGGTAGCGGTACAACCATCGCGGGCTGGAGAATCTGGCACTTACACAAGAGAGGAGACAATGCGACACAAAGTGTGGTCACTCATCGGCGCCTGCGCCGTCACTCTCGTCGGCGCAACACTCGACGCACAAACGATTGACTCGGCTCAAGTGCGTTTTCAATAGGCGAGTGCGATTCAATACCTGCGTCCGCAGGATAAGCGCGGCCTCAATCTGTTCGAGACTCCCAAAGTTGCGGGTGCCGAGTATCGAGGCTTTGCGCTGCAGTGGGGCGCCGCGTTCACGCAGCAGTTCCAAGCACTGTCACACGAGAACACGGCTGACTCCGTCGCGGTAGCGGCCGTCGCTCCGACCCCAGGCAATGCTGGCAGCGCCGCCATCGCAAACCGCAATCGATTGATGAAAATTGGCAACGGATTCAACAACGCCACGGCTAACATGTATCTCCACGCGCAACTCGCACCAGGAGTTCGCGTGCAGTTGACTAGCTATCTCTCAGCGCGTCGGCACAACGAGACGTGGGTGAAAGACGGCTTCTTGCAGATCGACGAGTCGCCGATTGATGTGCCGCTTCTCAACGCGATTATGGAATACACCACGCTGAAAATCGGACACTTTGAGATCAATTATGGTGATTTTCACTTCCGGCGCACGGACAACGGGCAGGCGCTTTACAACCCATTCGTCGGAAACCTGATTCTCGATGCCTTCACGACGGAAGTTGGTACCGAGGCAATCGTCCAAAAGAATGGAGTGTTTGGTGTTGTGGCGCTCACCAACGGCGAGATTCGAGGGAACATTCAGCGGCCCGACAGTCGCGAACCCGCACTGATGCTCAAGGCGGGATTCGACCGTCAGCTCAGCGACGATCTCCGCGTGCGACTCTCGGGATCGTACCGGACCCAAAAGGGAGCAATCAGCAATTCATTCTACAGCGGAGACCGTGCGGGATCACGCTAC encodes:
- a CDS encoding TolC family protein — encoded protein: ASFFSILLEAAALVSRPMLLAGDAELAAADASRTLAYRELFPDVEIGLQYGQRAGAMGPERMGSLMLGTSVPIFARQRQLPMRAEADAMREMAAADLRAMRAETRALLGAAYAEWQRARNLQRLYRSTVLPQARASVEAALASYRVGGVNLMTLLDNQATVNRYEQELAALEAMEGMALAELEMLMGRELFDANRRADSPREQE
- a CDS encoding efflux RND transporter permease subunit, whose amino-acid sequence is MLKRIIEWSVRNIFLVTLATVAAIGGGVIALQRTPLEALPDLSDVQVIIQTEYSEQAPQIVEDQITYPIAAEMLKVPGAEVVRGYSFFGVSFVYIIFDDDTDLYWARSRVLEYLNGLKGRLPASVSPTLGPDATGLGWVYQYALEDTTGRLDLSELRALQDWYLRYELTAVPGVSEVATVGGYEKQYQVDLDPAKLLAYGIPVTRVMQAIQTSNADIGAMVVELSEREYMVRGLGYLKSLRDIENIVVGATDRGTPIRVAEVGRVSVGPAVRRGVAELDGRGDAVGAIVVMRFGENALATIARVKERIAQVAPALPPGVVLRPVYDRSDLIERAISNLRVKLIEESLVVALVCIVFLLHARSALVAIITLPVGILLAFIAMRYVGVGADIMSLGGIAIAIGAMIDAAIVMIENLHKHLERAIVAREQPGAVESRWLDTGTLTRAERWQAVVESAQEVGPALFFSLLIITVSFLPVFALEGQEGRLFSPLAYTKTFAMAASSLLSVTLVPVAMGLFVRGRIYRESANPVNRWLMRAYHPLITFVLRHRWPVVIASVAAVILTWIPWSRIGSEFMPRLEEGTVLYMPTTLPGVSVARARELLGMQADIIRTFPEVAHVWGKAGRANTATDPAGLDMIETTITLRPQEEWRAGMTYDRLVAQMDSALRVPGVTNAWTMPIQGRNDMLATGIRTPVGIKVFGPDLAELERLGREIEQAVRMVPGTRSAFAERAVSGYYLDIDIDRQAAARHGLNVGDVQAVIATAIGGMTITQTVEGRRRFGVRVRYPQELRDSPERLASVLVPVAHGAGGSSAAASGGMGGMGAENGGGGKKPAQVPLGQLARITPVAGPMVVRTEGAMPTAWVYVDVVDRDIGSYVAEAQRAVSEQVTLPTGYSVVWSGQYEYMQRAKERMKLVIPATLALIFLLLYLNFGNVSEALIVMLSLPFALVGGLWFLWALGYNWSVAVAIGFIALAGVAAETGVVMLIYLDHAWQARTADGRRATLEELYSAVIEGAVERVRPKMMTVTAIMGGLLPLLWGTGAGGTVMRRIAAPMIGGMVSSTVLTLLVIPAVYSLWKEREVLADPGATRATEAR
- a CDS encoding efflux RND transporter periplasmic adaptor subunit — its product is MTESTTGMSWRGFIAAAAVLAATAGVAWFATRGSTDTAESGGHAHGAGAPVGVGGPVMLDSAQAARIGVTFAVAQRSPIVRELRSVGQVTFDETRVRTVSLKFDGWVERLYVDFTGRAVRAGEPLLVTYAPMLASAEEELVLAHQLVRDVQGADSATRRGAERMLIGARERLRNWDVPAEEIARAEESGESRRTLEIRAPYDGVVIENLVNEGQRVMAGDPLLRIAELRRVWVEAEVFEQDVALVRLGQRVTVELDAFAGRPRSGPIVFLQPTVDPETRTLRVRVELDNADGQLRPGMYATIRVRATGSGAVVHVPRSAVLSTGRRDIVFVRMDDGMLEPRQVVLGIASDDRVEIRSGLAVGETVVASATFLVDAESNLGAALGAMAGMPGMEAPTPSKSVPPPPSAHDH